One Tepidimicrobium xylanilyticum DNA segment encodes these proteins:
- a CDS encoding VanW family protein: MERSNRKIKIAFMFLSIVIASIIGLGFYGYFKILNTNLIYQGVRVEKYDLSLMTKEEGLNYIKENHEKELKDRSMKLIYADKEYVYSLDELGLYSDYEKAINEAYSVGREGSIFKRIKDIIYVKKNGIVIPLDSNIDKNRINHIVDTISEEIDSDAKDAEFHFNNGNISITNEVVGRVVDKEKLSKAINDNIDRLDTIEIPVENILPKVTKSLLSRINGVIGEYSTSFKGSSQNRIENIRISATALKGKLLMPGESLSFNDTTGPRDKKFGYKEANVILNGEFTPDVGGGVCQTSTTLYNALLLADVTILERSPHSIPATYVKFGQDAAVAYGFLDLKFRNDFDFPIYIDSKMVGNQLYFYIYGDKRSKDYTVKIESEIIETIPANEELILDETLEPGSRILVQAGRKGYKVNTYKSIIKNGKTVSRELISKDFYRPKNFIYKVGKDVVETSNNLEDELNNRIDDIEMDGSNGQ, from the coding sequence ATGGAAAGATCTAATAGAAAGATTAAAATTGCATTCATGTTTTTATCTATTGTAATAGCTTCAATCATAGGCTTAGGCTTTTATGGATATTTTAAAATTTTAAATACCAACTTAATATATCAGGGAGTAAGGGTTGAAAAATATGATTTATCCCTTATGACCAAAGAAGAAGGACTAAATTATATTAAGGAAAATCATGAAAAAGAGCTAAAGGACAGAAGTATGAAGCTCATATATGCAGATAAGGAGTATGTCTATAGCTTAGATGAATTAGGGTTATATTCTGATTATGAAAAGGCTATAAATGAAGCTTATTCTGTAGGTAGAGAAGGTAGCATATTTAAAAGGATAAAGGATATAATCTATGTGAAAAAAAATGGGATTGTAATTCCATTGGATTCAAATATAGATAAAAATAGAATAAACCATATTGTAGACACCATTAGTGAAGAAATAGATAGTGATGCAAAGGATGCAGAATTTCATTTTAATAATGGTAATATATCTATTACAAATGAGGTAGTGGGTAGAGTTGTAGATAAGGAGAAATTAAGCAAGGCTATAAATGATAATATTGACCGATTAGATACTATAGAAATACCCGTAGAAAATATTCTTCCTAAAGTTACCAAAAGCCTATTGAGTAGAATCAATGGAGTTATTGGAGAATACTCTACTTCTTTTAAGGGGAGTAGTCAGAATAGGATTGAAAATATTAGGATATCTGCTACGGCCCTAAAAGGGAAACTATTAATGCCTGGAGAGAGCTTATCTTTTAACGATACTACAGGTCCTAGAGATAAGAAGTTTGGATATAAAGAAGCAAATGTAATTTTAAATGGTGAGTTTACACCTGATGTAGGAGGAGGGGTATGTCAGACCTCTACAACATTGTATAATGCCTTATTATTGGCAGATGTGACTATTTTGGAAAGATCGCCCCATTCCATACCAGCAACTTATGTAAAGTTTGGGCAGGATGCAGCGGTAGCTTATGGATTTTTGGATTTGAAATTTAGGAATGATTTTGATTTTCCTATATACATTGATTCGAAAATGGTAGGAAATCAACTATATTTCTATATATATGGAGATAAGCGATCGAAAGATTATACTGTAAAAATTGAATCAGAAATAATAGAGACTATTCCTGCAAATGAAGAGCTTATATTAGATGAGACGTTAGAGCCTGGTAGTAGGATTTTGGTTCAAGCAGGAAGAAAAGGATATAAGGTTAATACCTATAAGTCTATAATCAAAAATGGCAAAACTGTGAGCAGAGAACTAATTAGTAAAGACTTTTATAGGCCAAAAAATTTTATTTATAAGGTCGGTAAAGATGTTGTTGAAACATCTAACAATTTGGAAGATGAATTGAATAACAGGATAGATGATATAGAAATGGATGGAAGCAATGGACAATAA
- a CDS encoding DUF2225 domain-containing protein, with amino-acid sequence MTELNELLYDKKLECPVCNEEFATKKVRISRLKLIKRDEDLLSYYEGENPLIYNVFLCPNCGYAATESRFDSVSARDKKILLEEVASKWSKRSYGGERSIDDAIVVYKLAFYIGQVLDYDKVELGTLAHSIAWLYRIKGDQEEIRFLSITKDLYEYSYYNESLVNAKGAKRDEIKLAYLLGEINRRLGNKEEAFKWFNGVISNPDIKSSPMLEKMVREQWRLTRNE; translated from the coding sequence GTGACAGAATTAAATGAGTTATTATATGATAAGAAATTGGAATGTCCTGTTTGTAATGAGGAGTTTGCAACTAAGAAGGTTAGAATTTCCCGATTAAAATTAATTAAGAGAGATGAGGACCTACTCTCCTATTATGAGGGTGAGAATCCTCTTATTTATAATGTATTTCTTTGCCCTAACTGTGGTTATGCTGCAACAGAAAGTAGATTTGATTCTGTTTCCGCAAGAGATAAAAAGATATTACTGGAAGAAGTAGCTTCTAAATGGAGCAAAAGGAGTTATGGGGGAGAAAGATCCATTGACGATGCAATAGTTGTTTATAAATTAGCTTTTTATATTGGACAAGTATTAGATTATGATAAAGTTGAATTAGGTACTTTAGCACATAGCATAGCATGGCTTTACAGGATTAAAGGTGATCAAGAAGAGATACGATTTTTATCAATTACTAAAGATTTATATGAATACAGCTATTACAATGAATCATTAGTAAATGCTAAAGGAGCTAAAAGGGATGAAATAAAACTAGCTTATTTGTTGGGAGAAATAAATAGAAGGCTTGGCAATAAAGAGGAAGCGTTCAAATGGTTTAATGGAGTTATTTCTAATCCTGATATTAAATCTAGTCCCATGTTAGAGAAGATGGTTAGGGAACAATGGAGGTTAACTAGGAATGAATAG
- a CDS encoding methylated-DNA--[protein]-cysteine S-methyltransferase, translating into MNSYKKLIKYYDFDTELGRLVIFFSEKGIVNLSLAEDMESIIQHINNKYGQAIKVDRDEHHYHEEIIEYSKGRLKKFSLPLDLQGTEFQKRVWFELLNIPYGETISYRDLAIKIGNPKGYRAVGGALNKNPILIVVPCHRVMGSNGGLVGFGAGIAMKERLLKLERDNLNLISQ; encoded by the coding sequence ATGAATAGTTATAAGAAACTCATAAAATACTATGATTTTGATACGGAATTAGGAAGATTAGTTATATTTTTTTCTGAAAAGGGTATAGTAAATCTCTCGTTGGCAGAGGATATGGAAAGCATCATTCAGCACATAAATAATAAATATGGACAAGCAATTAAAGTAGATAGAGATGAGCATCATTATCATGAAGAGATAATAGAATATTCAAAAGGGAGATTGAAAAAGTTTTCTCTTCCTCTAGACCTACAGGGAACGGAATTCCAGAAAAGAGTGTGGTTTGAGCTGTTAAATATCCCTTATGGAGAAACGATAAGTTATAGGGACTTAGCCATAAAGATTGGCAACCCGAAAGGATATAGGGCTGTTGGAGGTGCATTGAATAAGAATCCTATTCTCATAGTAGTCCCTTGTCATAGGGTGATGGGTTCTAATGGAGGTTTAGTGGGATTTGGAGCTGGAATTGCAATGAAGGAAAGATTATTAAAGTTAGAAAGGGATAATTTGAATTTAATTAGTCAATAA
- a CDS encoding Cof-type HAD-IIB family hydrolase, translated as MKYKLIAIDMDGTLLNSERKVSYKNRNALLRAKKKGIHIVLSTGRILSSALYFSRNLGLNNHVIACNGALIYCLKGQDFIYENSMDVNTAKEIVELAERNSIYYYFYDKYTFYLRKCGSESFDYYKYYEKDWVKQGIEIEIFKNPMDILEHNRPTIYKFVFIDESGDKLLNFREKLKQIKGISISSSWYNNIEVMSEGVSKGTALEYLIKELNIAASEVVAIGDNENDISMFKVAGLAIGMKNGTVDIKDYVDIITDTNDEDGVAKAIEKYVINQL; from the coding sequence ATGAAGTATAAATTAATAGCCATAGATATGGATGGGACGCTTCTTAATAGTGAAAGGAAGGTTTCTTATAAGAATAGAAATGCTTTATTAAGAGCTAAGAAAAAGGGAATTCATATTGTTTTATCTACTGGGAGAATTTTAAGTTCAGCTTTATATTTTAGCAGAAACCTAGGGTTGAATAATCATGTTATTGCTTGTAATGGTGCTTTAATTTATTGTTTAAAGGGACAAGATTTTATATATGAGAATTCGATGGATGTAAATACTGCAAAAGAAATAGTTGAGTTAGCAGAAAGAAACAGTATTTATTATTATTTTTATGACAAATATACATTCTATTTAAGGAAATGTGGAAGTGAAAGTTTTGACTATTATAAATATTATGAAAAAGATTGGGTAAAACAGGGCATAGAGATAGAAATATTTAAAAACCCTATGGATATTTTAGAACACAATAGACCAACTATTTATAAATTTGTGTTTATAGATGAGAGTGGGGATAAGCTTTTAAATTTTAGGGAAAAACTAAAACAAATAAAAGGAATCAGCATATCTAGTTCTTGGTATAACAATATCGAAGTGATGAGTGAAGGAGTGTCAAAGGGGACTGCATTAGAATACTTGATAAAAGAATTGAATATAGCTGCATCAGAGGTAGTGGCTATAGGAGATAATGAAAATGATATTTCCATGTTTAAGGTTGCAGGGCTGGCAATTGGTATGAAAAATGGAACTGTAGATATTAAGGATTATGTGGATATAATTACAGATACTAATGATGAAGATGGAGTGGCGAAGGCGATAGAAAAATATGTGATAAATCAATTGTAG
- a CDS encoding tRNA (cytidine(34)-2'-O)-methyltransferase, with product MTLNIVLVEPEIPQNTGNIARTCALTNTTLHLVKPLGFSVEDKHLKRAGLDYWNLVEIHYYDNFFELKNKYKNEVFFYATTKGLHKYTEVKYPENSFIVFGKETKGLQAEILDGNWDKTIRIPMKLGIKRSLNLANSVNIILFEALRQLDFPQLE from the coding sequence ATGACCTTAAATATAGTTCTTGTTGAACCTGAAATACCACAGAATACTGGGAATATTGCTAGAACATGTGCTTTAACAAACACAACACTTCACCTAGTTAAGCCTTTAGGGTTTTCTGTAGAGGATAAACATTTAAAAAGAGCAGGATTAGATTATTGGAATTTAGTAGAGATTCATTACTATGACAACTTTTTTGAGCTTAAAAACAAATACAAAAATGAAGTTTTCTTTTATGCTACTACAAAAGGATTACATAAATATACGGAAGTTAAATATCCAGAGAACTCATTTATCGTTTTTGGGAAAGAGACAAAAGGTCTTCAGGCAGAAATTTTAGATGGAAACTGGGATAAAACTATTAGGATTCCGATGAAATTGGGCATAAAAAGGTCACTTAATTTAGCCAATTCTGTAAATATCATTTTATTTGAGGCATTAAGGCAGTTAGATTTCCCACAGTTAGAATAA
- a CDS encoding Na/Pi cotransporter family protein encodes MDIALPVLGGLGLFLYGMNIMGVGLQKAAGERLKRLIEILTNNRLMGVLVGTIVTMIIQSSSATTVMVIGFVNAGLMTLHQAVGVIFGANIGTTVTAQLIAFNLTDFAPLAVAAGVGTWLVASKKRTKSIAEILIGFGILFIGMDMMGSGLKPLADNPVFTNIMIRLEDPFLGILVGLGLTTILQSSSASIGLLQALASQRLININIAFPILFGDNIGTTTTALISSIGANKTAKRAAVLHFLFNLIGTIIFVTILKNPIQYLVLKISPYDIKRQIANAHTLFNLINVVIQLPFSNLLVKAAMKIVPGDVEEVTEAGLKFLDSRIIETPSIALGQATKEVLRMGKIVADNLKTATNAFLNKDEKLTQEVFNQEKIINRLESDIVEYLVELSNAPLTEAQHAQVSILINVINDIERVGDHADNIAELAQTAIDDELDFSEDAIGDFKVISSKGQEVFIKSLEALKDADLDKARDVLKIEEEIDALEKEYREGHIQRLNKHLCLPSSGAVFLDLLSNFERVSDHSSNIALYVLDELKN; translated from the coding sequence ATGGATATAGCGTTACCAGTATTAGGTGGGTTAGGACTTTTTTTATATGGTATGAATATAATGGGTGTAGGCTTACAAAAAGCTGCAGGAGAAAGATTAAAGAGATTGATTGAGATACTGACTAATAATAGGCTAATGGGCGTTTTGGTAGGCACTATAGTTACTATGATAATTCAAAGTAGTAGTGCTACTACAGTAATGGTAATAGGTTTTGTTAATGCAGGCCTTATGACTTTGCACCAGGCTGTTGGGGTAATTTTTGGTGCTAACATAGGTACTACTGTGACGGCCCAATTAATCGCATTTAACTTAACGGATTTTGCACCATTAGCCGTGGCTGCAGGAGTTGGAACTTGGTTAGTAGCATCGAAAAAAAGGACAAAGAGTATTGCTGAAATATTGATAGGTTTTGGGATTCTTTTCATAGGCATGGATATGATGGGCAGTGGGCTGAAACCATTAGCTGACAATCCTGTATTTACGAATATAATGATTAGATTAGAAGATCCATTTTTGGGAATATTAGTTGGTTTAGGATTAACAACTATTTTGCAAAGCAGTAGTGCTTCTATAGGATTGTTGCAGGCGCTAGCTTCCCAAAGGCTTATAAATATAAATATAGCTTTTCCCATACTATTTGGAGATAATATAGGAACTACAACTACAGCATTAATTTCCAGTATAGGAGCTAATAAGACTGCTAAAAGAGCTGCGGTTCTACATTTTTTGTTCAATTTAATTGGTACTATCATATTCGTCACTATACTTAAGAATCCTATACAATATTTAGTATTAAAAATTTCCCCATACGATATTAAAAGACAAATTGCTAATGCCCATACATTGTTTAATCTTATAAATGTAGTTATCCAGCTTCCTTTTTCTAACTTATTGGTAAAAGCAGCAATGAAAATAGTTCCTGGAGATGTGGAAGAGGTAACTGAGGCAGGATTAAAGTTTTTGGATTCAAGAATAATTGAGACTCCTTCAATTGCTTTAGGGCAAGCAACTAAAGAAGTTCTTCGAATGGGCAAAATAGTAGCAGACAATTTAAAAACAGCTACAAATGCATTTTTGAATAAGGATGAAAAATTAACTCAGGAAGTGTTTAATCAAGAAAAAATTATTAATAGATTAGAAAGCGACATAGTTGAGTATCTAGTAGAACTTTCTAATGCTCCATTAACAGAAGCACAGCATGCCCAGGTGAGTATATTGATAAACGTTATAAATGATATAGAAAGAGTGGGAGACCACGCAGATAACATTGCAGAATTAGCTCAAACAGCAATAGATGATGAGTTGGATTTTTCAGAAGATGCTATCGGAGATTTCAAAGTTATTTCATCTAAAGGTCAAGAAGTGTTTATTAAATCTTTAGAGGCTTTGAAGGATGCGGATTTAGACAAGGCAAGGGATGTGCTTAAGATAGAAGAAGAAATTGACGCTTTGGAAAAAGAATATAGGGAAGGTCATATACAAAGATTAAATAAACATTTATGTTTACCAAGTTCTGGAGCAGTGTTTTTGGATTTGTTGAGCAATTTTGAGAGAGTTTCGGACCATTCGTCAAATATAGCCTTATACGTATTGGATGAGTTAAAAAATTAA
- the trxB gene encoding thioredoxin-disulfide reductase has protein sequence MIYDVVVIGAGPAGLAAGLYASRSRLKTLIVEKEKAGGQIAKTAEVANYPGSIENATGPTLIARMVEQVDEFGAERVIDTIKEVELEGNIKVIKGEKGEYQAKTVIIATGANPRPIGCPGEKELTGRGVSYCATCDAAFFEDMEVYVVGGGDTAVEEGMYLTKFARKVTIIHRRDELRAAKSIQEKAFNNDKIEFMWDTVVEEIKGDGIVESMVVRNVKTGEIKEIFADEEDGTFGIFPFIGFIPATDLFEGKVEMKDGYIVTDEEMRTNIPGVFAAGDVRVKSLRQVVTATADGAIAAVQAEKYINETFND, from the coding sequence ATGATTTATGATGTTGTTGTAATAGGAGCGGGTCCTGCAGGTTTGGCTGCTGGATTATATGCTTCTAGATCTAGGCTAAAGACTTTGATAGTGGAAAAGGAAAAGGCGGGGGGACAAATAGCTAAAACTGCAGAAGTAGCAAATTACCCCGGCTCCATTGAAAATGCCACTGGGCCAACCCTTATAGCTAGAATGGTGGAACAGGTAGATGAATTTGGAGCTGAAAGGGTTATTGACACAATTAAAGAGGTAGAATTAGAAGGCAATATTAAAGTAATAAAAGGAGAAAAGGGCGAGTATCAAGCTAAAACCGTAATAATTGCAACAGGAGCAAATCCAAGACCAATAGGCTGTCCTGGAGAAAAAGAATTGACAGGTAGAGGAGTTTCTTATTGTGCTACATGTGATGCGGCCTTCTTTGAAGATATGGAAGTTTATGTAGTTGGTGGAGGAGATACTGCGGTAGAAGAGGGAATGTACTTAACTAAGTTTGCTAGAAAAGTTACAATAATCCACAGGAGAGATGAATTAAGAGCTGCAAAATCCATCCAAGAAAAGGCCTTTAATAATGATAAGATAGAATTCATGTGGGATACTGTAGTAGAAGAAATAAAAGGCGATGGAATTGTTGAGTCCATGGTTGTTAGAAATGTAAAAACTGGAGAAATTAAGGAAATATTTGCGGATGAAGAGGATGGAACTTTTGGAATATTCCCATTCATTGGATTTATACCAGCTACTGATCTATTTGAAGGCAAAGTAGAAATGAAAGATGGTTATATAGTAACTGATGAAGAAATGAGAACTAATATCCCAGGAGTTTTTGCTGCAGGCGATGTTAGGGTAAAATCATTAAGACAAGTTGTTACAGCAACTGCCGATGGAGCAATAGCAGCTGTTCAGGCTGAAAAATATATAAATGAAACTTTTAATGATTAA
- the trxA gene encoding thioredoxin TrxA has product MVELTRDNFEEEVLKAEGPVLVDYWGPTCEPCKALMPHIEEMAEKYGDKVKFCSLDITKARRLAIKQKVMGLPAIVIYKDGEEVERLAEAEATATAVEEMVKKYV; this is encoded by the coding sequence ATGGTAGAGTTAACTAGAGATAACTTTGAAGAAGAGGTTTTAAAGGCAGAAGGACCAGTATTAGTGGATTATTGGGGACCAACTTGTGAACCTTGTAAAGCTTTAATGCCTCATATTGAAGAAATGGCAGAAAAGTATGGTGATAAGGTCAAATTCTGTTCATTAGACATTACAAAAGCAAGGAGACTAGCAATAAAGCAAAAAGTAATGGGATTACCAGCTATTGTTATCTATAAGGATGGAGAAGAAGTAGAAAGATTAGCTGAAGCTGAAGCAACAGCAACTGCTGTAGAAGAAATGGTTAAAAAGTATGTTTAA
- a CDS encoding glycine/sarcosine/betaine reductase component B subunit — protein sequence MRLELGHVFIKDAQFGNETKVENGVLYVNKEELIALIKEDEHLKEVDVDIARPGESVRITPVKDVVEPRVKVEGPGGVFPGILSKVDVVGSGKTHVLKGCTVMTTGKIVGFQEGIVDMTGPGAEYTPFSKTVNVVLKCEPVDGLKQHDHERAVRLAGFKAAAYLAEAARNLTPDEVEVYEVDTLLESIRKYPDLPKIGYVQMLQTQGLLHDTYVYGVDAKQIVPTIMYPTEIMDGAIVSGNCVSACDKNTTYHQMNNPVIHDLLAVHGKELNFVGVIITNENVYLADKERSSNWTAKLAEYLGLDGVIISQEGFGNPDTDLIMNCRKIEEKGIKTVIITDEYAGRDGASQSLADAHPSANAVVTGGNANELIELPPMDKIIGSLEYVDIIAGGFDGSLREDGSILVELQAITGATNEIGFNKMSARGY from the coding sequence ATGCGTCTTGAATTAGGCCATGTGTTTATTAAAGATGCTCAATTTGGTAATGAAACCAAAGTTGAAAATGGGGTGCTATATGTAAATAAAGAAGAATTAATTGCACTAATTAAGGAAGACGAGCACCTAAAAGAGGTAGACGTGGACATTGCAAGACCAGGTGAAAGTGTAAGAATTACTCCTGTTAAGGATGTAGTTGAACCAAGAGTTAAGGTAGAAGGACCAGGAGGAGTTTTCCCAGGAATACTATCCAAGGTTGATGTGGTAGGAAGTGGAAAGACCCATGTACTAAAAGGTTGTACAGTTATGACTACTGGGAAGATAGTAGGTTTCCAAGAAGGTATTGTAGACATGACAGGACCAGGAGCAGAATATACTCCATTCTCAAAAACTGTGAATGTAGTATTAAAATGCGAACCTGTTGATGGATTAAAGCAACACGACCATGAAAGAGCTGTAAGATTAGCAGGCTTTAAAGCAGCAGCTTATCTTGCTGAAGCAGCTAGAAACCTTACTCCGGATGAAGTAGAAGTATATGAAGTAGATACTCTATTAGAAAGCATTAGGAAATATCCAGATCTTCCAAAGATAGGATATGTTCAAATGCTTCAAACGCAAGGGTTACTTCATGATACCTATGTATATGGGGTAGATGCTAAGCAAATAGTACCAACCATAATGTACCCAACTGAAATTATGGACGGTGCAATCGTAAGTGGTAACTGTGTATCTGCATGCGACAAGAATACAACTTACCATCAAATGAACAATCCAGTTATTCACGACTTATTAGCAGTTCATGGTAAAGAGCTTAACTTCGTAGGAGTTATAATCACCAATGAAAATGTGTACCTAGCTGATAAGGAAAGGTCATCAAACTGGACAGCTAAATTAGCTGAGTATCTAGGTTTAGATGGTGTTATAATCTCACAAGAAGGATTTGGAAACCCAGATACTGACTTAATTATGAACTGTAGAAAGATTGAAGAAAAAGGCATCAAAACAGTTATTATTACTGACGAATATGCAGGTAGAGACGGTGCTAGCCAATCATTAGCAGATGCTCATCCATCAGCAAATGCAGTAGTAACTGGAGGAAATGCTAATGAACTTATAGAATTGCCTCCAATGGATAAAATAATTGGTTCATTAGAATATGTAGATATTATTGCTGGAGGTTTTGATGGAAGCCTTAGAGAAGATGGTTCAATA